The proteins below come from a single Roseiflexus sp. RS-1 genomic window:
- a CDS encoding SDR family NAD(P)-dependent oxidoreductase: MSTTRRHDRLEGKVALITGGAGNIGEVITRRFLAEGATVVITGRNVEKLAAYRRRLIDEERIAPDRVVALRMDGSDMAQVRAAIAQIVHGGADVPTPLKRIDILVNNAGSAGPRRRLVDIPLEPSEVHPPDTETLAQAVGNLVGVAWNLTRAAAPYMPPGSSIINVSTIFSRTDYYGRIAYVVPKAALNALSQGLARELGVRGIRVNTIYPGPIESERIHTVFQAMDALKGQPEGETARSFLRLMRLSRADTQGEVTKRFPLPVDVANTAVFLASEESAAFTGHAFEVTHGMEAPVESRTTFVSRPGLRSVDATGNVILICAGDQVDDAIALSDTLRSCRATVVVGFRDVQALEKASALLREPRHVAPADMYGRPTMVAETRLVHLDPLDSRAAAQTLERIRAELGTLHHAVILPASLRHAPTESLIDVDDRIIDRFLEQELVGAIALARELARFWEEHPAGSRAHRVLFVSNPDDQQGNRYADILRAAVEQLARVWRHESEYDAANPAHRHEDQPGAAVWANQLIRYVNSESANLDFTCAWVAKLLGSDRRIAEINLYLPEQIVSTIGVHNPGFGWAESLFGLHMGKVALITGGSAGIGAQIGRLLALSGAHVMLAARNAEQLEQMRALIVREVRDASYPDAESRVAIFPNSDVSDIDGLERLVNHTLRVFGKVDYLINNAGIAGAEEMVIDMPVDAWRHTLRANLISNYALLRRLAPQMKAAGGAYVLNVSSYFGGEKYVAIPYPNRADYAVSKAGQRAMVESLARFLGPEIQINAIAPGPVEGERLKGAANRPGLFMRRARLILENKRLNEVFAALLAARHEGAVIAALLPDLFVNDLQTIADNPAMPAPVRRLATMLRETTDAGGSAQSYLMNATIARKLLNRLENGGYITAGDRRALTNEPPDPFFTEAQIEREAIKVRDGILGMLHLQRMPTEFDVALATVFYLADRNVTGETFHPSGGLRFERTVTEGELFGKPGRQRLERMAGSVVYLIGEHLRQHLLLLARTFLDEIHVARVVLLTETEQAAAELATVFADEEAAGRFVIIPTGGDIEGGIDRAMAEYGRPGPVISTPFRPLPSRALSAQNGDWSNVLTTPEFEELVEQHITHHFRVVRKAGLIEGANVTLVTPPTSARSTAEEFALANFIKTTLHALTATAGAESERTMPHVPVNQVDLTRRARSEEPRTPAEEEEELQRFVNAVLLTSAPLPTPLESRYRARIYRGNAITV, encoded by the coding sequence ATGAGCACAACGCGGCGACACGACCGCCTCGAAGGAAAAGTGGCTCTGATCACCGGCGGCGCTGGTAACATCGGCGAAGTCATTACCCGTCGATTCCTGGCAGAAGGGGCTACCGTCGTCATTACCGGGCGCAATGTCGAGAAACTTGCCGCTTACCGTCGCCGCCTGATCGACGAAGAGCGCATCGCCCCGGATCGCGTCGTGGCACTGCGGATGGACGGCAGCGATATGGCGCAGGTGCGCGCCGCCATCGCGCAGATCGTTCACGGCGGTGCGGATGTTCCAACACCCCTGAAACGCATCGATATCCTGGTCAACAACGCTGGCAGCGCCGGACCGCGGCGCCGCCTGGTCGATATTCCGCTCGAGCCATCTGAGGTGCACCCGCCAGACACCGAAACGCTGGCGCAGGCGGTCGGAAATCTGGTCGGCGTCGCCTGGAACCTGACCCGCGCCGCCGCCCCCTATATGCCGCCTGGCAGCAGCATTATCAATGTTTCGACGATCTTTTCGCGCACCGATTACTACGGACGTATCGCCTACGTTGTGCCCAAAGCGGCGCTCAATGCGTTGAGCCAGGGGCTGGCGCGCGAACTGGGGGTGCGTGGGATTCGGGTCAATACCATCTACCCCGGACCGATCGAGAGTGAGCGGATCCATACGGTATTCCAGGCGATGGATGCCCTGAAGGGGCAACCCGAAGGCGAAACTGCCAGAAGTTTTCTCAGGCTTATGCGCCTGAGTCGCGCTGATACGCAGGGCGAAGTGACAAAACGGTTCCCGCTGCCGGTCGATGTCGCCAATACGGCCGTGTTTCTTGCCAGCGAAGAATCGGCAGCCTTCACCGGTCATGCCTTTGAGGTGACCCACGGCATGGAGGCGCCGGTCGAAAGCCGCACGACATTCGTGTCGCGCCCCGGTCTGCGCAGCGTTGATGCAACCGGCAACGTCATTCTGATCTGTGCCGGCGATCAGGTCGATGATGCAATTGCGCTATCTGACACACTGCGCTCCTGTCGGGCGACGGTGGTCGTCGGGTTCCGCGACGTGCAGGCGCTGGAAAAAGCCTCGGCATTGCTGCGCGAACCGCGCCACGTCGCTCCAGCCGATATGTACGGTCGCCCGACGATGGTCGCTGAAACCCGTCTGGTGCATCTCGATCCGCTCGACTCGCGCGCGGCTGCGCAGACGCTTGAACGCATCCGCGCAGAACTGGGAACGCTGCACCACGCGGTCATTCTGCCCGCTTCACTCCGCCATGCGCCAACCGAAAGCCTGATCGATGTGGATGACCGGATTATTGACCGCTTCCTGGAGCAGGAACTGGTTGGCGCTATCGCGCTGGCGCGCGAACTGGCGCGATTCTGGGAAGAACATCCCGCTGGCTCGCGGGCGCATCGGGTGCTCTTCGTCAGCAACCCGGATGACCAGCAGGGGAACCGGTACGCCGATATTCTGCGCGCTGCGGTCGAACAACTGGCGCGCGTCTGGCGTCACGAGAGCGAGTACGATGCGGCGAACCCGGCGCACCGGCACGAAGATCAACCGGGCGCAGCAGTATGGGCGAATCAGTTGATCCGCTATGTCAATTCAGAGTCGGCAAACCTCGACTTTACCTGCGCCTGGGTGGCAAAACTGCTGGGCAGCGACCGGCGTATCGCCGAGATCAATCTGTATCTTCCCGAACAAATCGTCAGTACCATCGGCGTGCACAATCCGGGCTTCGGCTGGGCGGAAAGTCTGTTCGGTCTGCATATGGGCAAGGTTGCGCTGATTACCGGCGGCAGCGCGGGGATCGGCGCGCAGATTGGACGTCTGCTGGCGCTCTCCGGCGCCCACGTGATGCTGGCGGCGCGCAATGCTGAACAACTGGAGCAGATGCGCGCCCTGATCGTGCGTGAGGTGCGTGATGCCAGTTACCCCGATGCCGAGTCGCGCGTTGCAATCTTCCCCAACAGCGATGTTTCTGACATCGATGGATTGGAGCGGCTGGTCAACCATACGCTGCGGGTGTTCGGCAAGGTCGATTATCTGATCAACAATGCGGGCATTGCCGGCGCCGAAGAAATGGTGATCGATATGCCGGTTGATGCCTGGCGCCATACGCTGCGCGCCAACCTGATCAGCAACTATGCGCTGCTGCGTCGGCTCGCGCCGCAAATGAAAGCGGCAGGCGGCGCGTATGTCCTGAACGTCTCATCGTACTTCGGCGGCGAAAAGTATGTGGCGATCCCCTACCCCAACCGCGCCGATTATGCGGTCAGCAAAGCGGGTCAACGCGCAATGGTCGAAAGCCTGGCGCGCTTCCTGGGACCGGAGATTCAGATCAATGCCATCGCTCCCGGACCGGTGGAGGGGGAGCGGTTGAAAGGCGCCGCCAATCGTCCCGGTCTATTTATGCGTCGCGCCCGCTTGATCCTCGAAAATAAGCGTCTCAATGAGGTTTTTGCCGCTCTCCTGGCGGCGCGCCACGAAGGCGCCGTGATCGCTGCGCTGCTGCCGGATCTGTTTGTGAATGATCTCCAGACGATCGCCGACAACCCGGCCATGCCTGCGCCGGTGCGCCGCCTGGCAACCATGCTGCGCGAGACGACCGACGCTGGCGGGAGCGCTCAATCGTACCTGATGAATGCCACCATTGCGCGAAAACTGCTCAATCGCCTGGAGAATGGCGGATACATCACCGCTGGCGACCGGCGTGCGTTGACCAATGAGCCGCCCGATCCGTTCTTCACCGAGGCGCAGATCGAGCGCGAGGCGATCAAGGTGCGTGATGGCATCCTTGGCATGCTGCATCTGCAACGCATGCCGACCGAGTTTGACGTGGCGCTGGCGACCGTATTCTACCTGGCTGACCGTAATGTGACCGGTGAAACGTTCCATCCATCGGGTGGTTTGCGCTTCGAGCGCACTGTGACCGAAGGTGAACTGTTCGGTAAACCAGGGCGGCAGCGGCTCGAGCGCATGGCGGGAAGCGTTGTCTACCTCATTGGCGAGCATCTGCGACAGCATCTGCTGCTGCTTGCACGCACGTTCCTTGATGAAATCCACGTTGCGCGCGTTGTGCTGCTGACGGAGACAGAGCAGGCGGCTGCCGAACTGGCGACTGTTTTTGCCGATGAAGAAGCTGCCGGGCGTTTCGTCATCATTCCGACCGGCGGCGACATTGAGGGAGGCATTGATCGCGCGATGGCGGAGTATGGTCGCCCCGGACCGGTCATCTCGACGCCGTTCCGTCCATTGCCGTCACGGGCGCTCAGCGCCCAGAACGGCGACTGGAGCAATGTTCTGACGACGCCTGAGTTCGAGGAACTGGTCGAACAGCACATCACCCATCACTTCCGGGTTGTGCGCAAAGCGGGGTTGATCGAGGGCGCCAATGTCACCCTTGTCACACCGCCAACCTCGGCGCGATCCACTGCGGAAGAGTTCGCACTGGCAAACTTTATCAAAACGACGCTGCACGCCCTCACCGCAACCGCCGGTGCAGAAAGTGAGCGCACGATGCCGCACGTGCCGGTCAATCAGGTGGACCTGACCCGACGCGCGCGCAGTGAAGAGCCACGCACACCGGCAGAGGAGGAAGAAGAGTTGCAACGCTTCGTCAATGCCGTGCTGCTCACCAGCGCACCTCTTCCAACGCCGCTCGAAAGTCGCTACCGGGCGCGCATCTACCGCGGGAATGCAATAACCGTATAA